AGTCGAACGGTTTCATCTCCGCCAATCTTCATTCTCCACTCACGGGCGAGGTAAAGGAAATCGGAAAATACTACCATCCCACCCTGTCTAAACCCGATGATGCAATAGTTATCGAGAGGACCTCGGAAGATGAATGGGAACTCCTCGGACCGGAAACTTCTTATGAGAAGCTCTCTCCCGGAGAGATAGCAGAGAGAATAAAGCAGGCAGGAATCGTCGGTCTCGGTGGAGCCATGTTTCCGACCAGCGTAAAGCTTTCCCCTCCAAAAGACAAAAAGATCGACCTTCTTATCATCAATGGCGCCGAGTGCGAACCTTACCTCACCATAGACTACCGGTACATGCTGGAACGCGCCGACGGTATTGTAAGGGGAACACTGGCCATAATGAAAGCTCTGAGTGTTCGAAGAGCCCTTATAGGGATAGAAGATAACAAACCGCAGGCTATAGCGAAGATGAGCGAAGCCGTAAAAGGAACGGGAATCGAAGTCAGAAAACTTATAACCAAATATCCACAAGGAGCGGAAAAGCAATTGATATTCGCACTTGAGAAGAGGGTGGTCCCCTCGGGCGGCCTTCCGCTGGACGTAGGAGCAGTCGTCGATAACGTGGGAACGGCTTACGCGGTTTACGAAGCGGTCGAAAAGGGCAGACCCCTTGTCGAGAGAGGAATCACCGTCACGGGTGAAGGCGTAAAATCCCCCTCGAACTTTGTAGCCAGAATCGGGACTATGGCGCAGGAATTGATAGCCTTCGCCGGGGGAGCCGACGAAGAGACTTCAAAAATGATCTTCGGCGGTCCGATGATGGGAATTACCGTTCCAAAGATCGATACACCCGTCGTCAAGGGCACCTCGGGAATAACTTTGATGAAGGATTCGCTGCCTGAAGAAGAGTTCCCCTGCATAAGGTGCGGCAACTGCACGTTAGTCTGCCCCATGGGGCTCCAACCGTTTCTTCTAAACCTTTATGGATCTGCAAGACAGTACGATAAAGCCGTCGATAACGGTTTGATGGACTGTATAGAATGTGGAAGCTGTTCTTATATCTGTCCGGCGAGAATCGAGCTTGTGAAGAATTTCAAGTTGCACAAAAAGATATACCGCAGTCTGAAGGGAGGGGCAAAAAAGTGAAGTTGACGATGACGGCCGCACCTCACCTGAGGTCTGGCAACAGTGTAAGAAGCATAATGCTCGATGTCCTGATAGCGCTCACTCCCGCCGCAGTCTGGGCAGTCGTTACTTTCGGAATCAGGGCCCTGGTGTTGATACTGGTCTGTACAGCGGGAGCCGAAGCACTCGATTTCTTCATTGTACGCTTTTTGAGGAACAAAAAGAGTTATAGACCTGACCTGAGTGGTTCTGTCACCGGTCTCCTTCTGGCCCTGAACCTCTCTCTGGCTGTGAAATGGTGGCAGGCCCTAATCGGAGTTTTCGTATCCATAGCGATCGCCAAGGCGGTCTTCGGAGGACTTGGCAAGAACTTCTTCAACCCGGCTCTCATAGGCAGAGTCTTTCTTTTGATATCCTTCCCCGTTCAGATGACAACCTGGTTCAGCCCCTTCGATCTCCAGACTAGCGCCACGCCCATGGCGATACTAAAAGAAGGTTCGTCGAGGATCTTTTCTCTCCAGGAGATGTTCCTAGGGACCATTCCCGGCTCTCTTGGCGAGGTCAGCGCTCTCCTGCTTCTACTGGGATTCGGCTGGCTATTGCTTCGCAGAAGAGTCTTACCGGTGATACCGGTCGCGTATATAGGGACGGTAGCCATTATGGCCGCGATCTTCAACGGAGTCAATCCGGCTTTCGGATCGCCCCTGTATCACATACTCGGAGGCGGACTTATGCTTGGAGCACTCTTCATGGCAACCGACATGGTGACAAGCCCTATGTCTATCAGGGGACACTTGATATTCGGAGTGGGATGTGGAGTCATCACTATGGTGATCAGACTCTTCGGCGGATATCCAGAGGGGGTCTCCTTCGCGATTCTGGTCATGAACGCCTTTGTACCCTTGATAGATATGGTTTCCAAGCCGAAAATCTTCGGGAAGGTAAAGGTGAAGTCCAATGCGTGACTATTTCAAAACGGGAATAACACTGATGATAATTACCGTTATAGCTGCTTTCGCCCTTTCCGCGGTCTATTCGATCGTCAAGGAACCCATCGCGAACGCCGAACTTGGAGCGAGGCTGCAGGCGATAAGAGATGTGCTAAAGGATCCATCTACCGGCAAATCTATGGTTAGCGATGGGAAAATCCCCTCAACCGCCAGCGATCTGGCCAATTTCGAGTGGTCCCCTTCGGGGTTTCAGGTTGAAGACGGGATAATCTTTAAAGGTGAAGATGGCAGGGGAAAGGTCGATAGTCCCGTTTACAGGTTCACATCCGACGATGGAATGGAAATCTATATAGCCATCGCAAGTGCTGTGGGGTACGGCGGAGATGTCAAAACGATGGCGTCATTCATTTCTACCGACACTGGATTGAAGTTGAACGGAATAAAGGTTCTCGAATATTCGCAGGAGACGCCGGGTCTGGGGGCAAACATAGCCAGTTCCGATATTCAAAAGAGATTCTACCCGGTGGAAACTTCCGGTCTGGAGAGAGAGCTTAAAGTCAATAAAGATGCGGGTGTGACCCCGACCGGCGAGGAGATCGATCTGAAAAGAGAAACCGAAGGAATAGTTACGGTTACGGACGTGATGACCGGTGCGACGATAACTCCGAGGGCCGTAACCGTATCGATAAACACGATGTATCAGTTCCTGAAGAAGGCAGGTGTTAAATAATGGCCGGATCGAGATTGAAGGTATTTACAAACGGTCTGCTCAAACAGAATCCAACTTTCATGCAGGTTCTGGGGATGTGTCCTACATTGGCAACCACGACCAGCGCCGAAAACGGCCTGGGAATGGGGTTGGCGACCACGGCCGTACTGGCCCTGTCCAATATAACAATTTCGCTGGTGCGAAAATTAATTCCCGACAAGATCAGAATACCCGCGTATATCGTCATAATAGCGTCGTTCGTCACTATTATCGACATGCTAATGCATGGTTTTATATATAATCTATGGAAGACGCTGGGGCTTTTCATTCCACTTATTGTGGTTAACTGTATAATTCTCGGTCGTGCGGAGGCCTTTGCATCCAAGAACAACGTCTTCGATTCTTTTCTCGATGGCCTGGGCATGGGGTTGGGTTTCACCGGTGCGTTGGTCTTACTTGGATCGGTGAGAGAATTCCTCGGAAATGGCTCTATCTTCGGTGCACACCTGTCGGACGTCAAGATGTTCGCCATGATTCTCCCCCCCGGTGCCTTCATAGCATTGGGAATGCTTGCCGCCTTCTTCAATTATCTTGGGATAAGGCGTGAAAAAGCGAAGAAAGAGACTAAGTGAGGAGGCTGAAGTATGGCGACCAGACTGTTGTTCATATTCTTATCCGCGATACTTATTAACAATTTCGTTCTCTCGAGATTTCTGGGAATCTGTCCCTTTCTCGGCGTTTCCAAGAAGGTCGATACTGCTGTTGGAATGAGTATAGCCGTTATATTCGTGATGATTCTGGCATCTATAATCACGTGGTTGTTGAACATCCTGCTGGTATCTCTTGGACTTTCCTTTTTGACGACCATCGTTTTCATACTTATAATAGCTACGCTTGTGCAGTTCGTGGAGATAGTGCTGAAAAAGACGAGTCCAGCATTGTACGAGGCTCTGGGTATATTTCTTCCACTAATCACGACCAACTGTGCAATTCTTGGACTGGCACTACTTAATGTTCAGCAGAATTATACTCTCATCGAAACAATAGTGAACTCTGCCGGAGCTGGACTGGGATTTGCACTCGCCCTGATCCTTTTTTCTACAATAAGAGAAAGGATGGAGCTTTCAGATATTCCAGCTCCTTTCAAAGGAACGGCGAGTGCCCTGATAACGGCGGGACTTTTATCGATGGCCTTCATGGGTTTCCAGGGTCTCGTAAAGCTGTGAGGTGTGAGCTATGACGATAGTTTATTCGGTACTCTTAATGGCGATTCTAGGAGTAGGCGCCGGCGTCTTCCTCGCTTTCGCCTCCGCAAAATTCGCCGTCAAAGAGGATCCAAGAGTTAAACTGATTGAGGCAGCACTGCCAGGGGTCAACTGCGGAGCGTGCGGCTTCCCTGGATGTCCGGCCTTCGCGAAAGCGATTGCCGAAGGCAAGGCGGTTCTTGATGGCTGCTTGCCCGGAAAAAGATCGGGAGTCCCTGAAAAGTTGAAAGTCATAATGGACAGCGAAACGGAAAAACTCGTTGCACTCTACGAAGAAGCGGGCGAGGATCCACAGAAGGCACTGGCCAAACTTCTGGAGAGCTCCGGCAAAGAAATAAAGCAAGCTTCTCCTAAACCGGTGAGGCCCTCACAGGAAGAGATAGATACATACAAAGGGAAACTGAGGGACGATAAAAGGGCGACACTTATATACTCTGTATTGCCCAATATCAATTGTGGAATCTGTGGTTCCCCCGGTTGTGCGGCCTTCGCATTGAAAGTAGCGACAAAGGAGGAGCAGGCAGAAAAGTGTGTCCCTGGAAAGAGGCAGAACGTTCCCGATAGAGTGGCAAAAATCATGTCGCTCAAGGATGAGGAAGTCAGCAAAGTACTCGAAGAGACCTCCGGAGACACTGCCGAGATAAAAAAGAAATTCGAGGTGCAAAGTTGAGAAGACTTGCCATATTGGGCTCAACCGGTTCAATTGGTATCCAGACTTTGGATGTAATTTCAAAGATTGAAGGAGTGGAAATTGTGGCCATGAGTTGTGGCCACAATTTCTCTCTCTTCACCAAACAACTGGAAAGGTACAGACCGCCCTTCGCGGCCTCTCTTTCCATAGAAGAAAATTTCTCCGCTCTCTCTTCAGTTAAGAAATTCTTTCACGGCGAAGAGGGAATCGAAGAGATGCTTGAACGCTCGAGGCCAGACACAGTCGTTATTGGTATCAGCGGCGCGATCGGGTTACGATTCAGCCTGAAAGCAACCGAAATATGCAGACGCCTCTGTCTGGCAAACAAAGAATCGATAGTTTGTGGGGGAGATCTACTGATCGAGGCGTGTAAAAAGAAGTCTGTGGAATTGGTACCCGTCGATTCGGAGCACAGCGGTCTCTTTCAGCTTCTCGGTGAAGGACCCCGTCCGGAACGGATATTCATCACGGCCTCTGGTGGAGCTTTAAGAGACTGGAACGCTGAAAGAATGGCAGACGCCACTCCTGAAGATGTCTTGAAACATCCGGTATGGTC
This portion of the Mesotoga infera genome encodes:
- the rsxC gene encoding electron transport complex subunit RsxC, whose amino-acid sequence is MKLPTFRGGVHPPERKELAKDIALRILPLPEKVYVFLANHAGVPAKPVVGPGERVKTGQLIAQSNGFISANLHSPLTGEVKEIGKYYHPTLSKPDDAIVIERTSEDEWELLGPETSYEKLSPGEIAERIKQAGIVGLGGAMFPTSVKLSPPKDKKIDLLIINGAECEPYLTIDYRYMLERADGIVRGTLAIMKALSVRRALIGIEDNKPQAIAKMSEAVKGTGIEVRKLITKYPQGAEKQLIFALEKRVVPSGGLPLDVGAVVDNVGTAYAVYEAVEKGRPLVERGITVTGEGVKSPSNFVARIGTMAQELIAFAGGADEETSKMIFGGPMMGITVPKIDTPVVKGTSGITLMKDSLPEEEFPCIRCGNCTLVCPMGLQPFLLNLYGSARQYDKAVDNGLMDCIECGSCSYICPARIELVKNFKLHKKIYRSLKGGAKK
- a CDS encoding RnfABCDGE type electron transport complex subunit D; its protein translation is MKLTMTAAPHLRSGNSVRSIMLDVLIALTPAAVWAVVTFGIRALVLILVCTAGAEALDFFIVRFLRNKKSYRPDLSGSVTGLLLALNLSLAVKWWQALIGVFVSIAIAKAVFGGLGKNFFNPALIGRVFLLISFPVQMTTWFSPFDLQTSATPMAILKEGSSRIFSLQEMFLGTIPGSLGEVSALLLLLGFGWLLLRRRVLPVIPVAYIGTVAIMAAIFNGVNPAFGSPLYHILGGGLMLGALFMATDMVTSPMSIRGHLIFGVGCGVITMVIRLFGGYPEGVSFAILVMNAFVPLIDMVSKPKIFGKVKVKSNA
- a CDS encoding RnfABCDGE type electron transport complex subunit G, encoding MRDYFKTGITLMIITVIAAFALSAVYSIVKEPIANAELGARLQAIRDVLKDPSTGKSMVSDGKIPSTASDLANFEWSPSGFQVEDGIIFKGEDGRGKVDSPVYRFTSDDGMEIYIAIASAVGYGGDVKTMASFISTDTGLKLNGIKVLEYSQETPGLGANIASSDIQKRFYPVETSGLERELKVNKDAGVTPTGEEIDLKRETEGIVTVTDVMTGATITPRAVTVSINTMYQFLKKAGVK
- the rsxE gene encoding electron transport complex subunit RsxE, which translates into the protein MAGSRLKVFTNGLLKQNPTFMQVLGMCPTLATTTSAENGLGMGLATTAVLALSNITISLVRKLIPDKIRIPAYIVIIASFVTIIDMLMHGFIYNLWKTLGLFIPLIVVNCIILGRAEAFASKNNVFDSFLDGLGMGLGFTGALVLLGSVREFLGNGSIFGAHLSDVKMFAMILPPGAFIALGMLAAFFNYLGIRREKAKKETK
- the rsxA gene encoding electron transport complex subunit RsxA, with the protein product MATRLLFIFLSAILINNFVLSRFLGICPFLGVSKKVDTAVGMSIAVIFVMILASIITWLLNILLVSLGLSFLTTIVFILIIATLVQFVEIVLKKTSPALYEALGIFLPLITTNCAILGLALLNVQQNYTLIETIVNSAGAGLGFALALILFSTIRERMELSDIPAPFKGTASALITAGLLSMAFMGFQGLVKL
- a CDS encoding RnfABCDGE type electron transport complex subunit B, whose translation is MTIVYSVLLMAILGVGAGVFLAFASAKFAVKEDPRVKLIEAALPGVNCGACGFPGCPAFAKAIAEGKAVLDGCLPGKRSGVPEKLKVIMDSETEKLVALYEEAGEDPQKALAKLLESSGKEIKQASPKPVRPSQEEIDTYKGKLRDDKRATLIYSVLPNINCGICGSPGCAAFALKVATKEEQAEKCVPGKRQNVPDRVAKIMSLKDEEVSKVLEETSGDTAEIKKKFEVQS
- the dxr gene encoding 1-deoxy-D-xylulose-5-phosphate reductoisomerase, with amino-acid sequence MRRLAILGSTGSIGIQTLDVISKIEGVEIVAMSCGHNFSLFTKQLERYRPPFAASLSIEENFSALSSVKKFFHGEEGIEEMLERSRPDTVVIGISGAIGLRFSLKATEICRRLCLANKESIVCGGDLLIEACKKKSVELVPVDSEHSGLFQLLGEGPRPERIFITASGGALRDWNAERMADATPEDVLKHPVWSMGRRITIDSATMVNKGLEVIEAHYLFGYDENDIDTYICRNSYIHAGVVYRDGVVKLHSGTPDMRIPIAYSLTYPFRERVVDGGEITGIPLLLEEIDGEKYPALELARSICGKQSKQIAYNAADEIAVEAFSKGEIKFGGIYNIIERTVSRMDDQIRADYRQTMEIDKIARAIALEEVKECF